Proteins encoded in a region of the Drosophila sechellia strain sech25 chromosome 2L, ASM438219v1, whole genome shotgun sequence genome:
- the LOC6613609 gene encoding tyrosine-protein phosphatase non-receptor type 21 has protein sequence MPLKFLKKCRQYNVTSKSLFVISVHHLLDTSSTVDCTISSESKGQECLDNVCQRLLIQQPEFFGLRYLVKGKDKEDEFKWIDLERSLSRQLEKYAAGPKIYLRVRHYVTTGVRHLSDEATRFYYFLQLKSDIYEGRIACDIRRAILLALYCRQAEYDSYQGDKQSKDYLKKSLVLPRNMQGLANDDSMLEGLIVEVLQQHAGIAHLSQSQAEEMYIQCCQQLEGYGEERFAAKDTLGNDLLLGLAINGMVVNADNGRQYFPWKDFHTVTIDKRTIKIEQNKLDGGGSIVGSFIFSEADTARYFWKLTISQHKFFKRYIDTATPSSLGSGADAESGPLGVDSVGYVDYDYNEAAAAEQLQQQQHMQQQQQIQQQQMISSNISLAASANQMLGQSSSCLDLSNNNLHSSSGMLHHGGSNNNNNNDERERLKAMLPTYRPAPDYETAVQLKYRTPSAEFHNVALAMAAPGNAYYAGSQPDVHNPGMHNENLLYGHMTAHRYPDVAQPAAALHHHINLYQAQHQPQSHPQPMSPAQAYLELSQRMHMMRHKAPPPYVNRLSSSSTPDLAVATPRSLQGFRNYVSGSSPDLVSNRTLFNGGQYVALPAGGHAGNIPTSSGATMLHQYQYVSHMGHSQPYLPPHGTFENLNMIEEQPSIMSQLRQSAMSQAAAAAAGSVVTQSSPTLPPSGYRSSVPPPASSPLPPPVVASSHKSATPAPLQRSLVNGSIEPIYENVPLPQRASGGSSGAANTEAMRQRASSIQSAPGVVPVPAARNASSNNVVTVTVNSPPDDGNIQKYDRAASTELLFLEPQAPKRTNRAASAAPDMGATPPPRQHRSTASLNKSSTVDMIPPAGDTLQQQFSAMNLSANTSASTSSTFNSTLDTTSSSAASKDLKRKKRWNFLSRSKTPDKQKSATLGREKATTAGQHSKLAAKLKLAQDDLNLPNRWSTGVNKPQPISGRYSKDKLCQILDQKLSDSQLFMEFERIPKRREHALYECALLEENEPKNHDPNFLPYDDNRVRLTPSMDNRHGYVNASSISATVGTKQRFYIVAQSPQESLTMRIFWQCVWEADVYLVVQLTEDMSYIPRSSHQRLEFGQFQVYQEFSQTTDRCTTIKLRLYHVPSRRYRSVWYLQYADWAEQNCPRDVNHFLDFLEELNSVRLASTQEVPPGHNTNPPVLLHCLEGGGRSGVTLTADLLLYTLDHNEDLDIPRVIGQLRHQRDSIIPSLAQYKFIYNLLITYLKRTRLI, from the exons ATGCCATTGAAATTCTTGAAAAAGTGTCGCCAGTACAATGTTACGTCCAAGAGTTTGTTTGTTATATCAGTGCATCACCTGCTGG ACACCTCCAGCACCGTGGACTGCACGATCAGCTCGGAAAGCAAGGGGCAGGAGTGCCTGGACAACGTTTGCCAACGTTTGCTGATCCAGCAACCGGAGTTCTTTGGACTGCGCTACCTGGTCAAGGGTAAGGACAAGGAGGACGAGTTCAAATGGATCGACCTGGAGCGCTCCCTCAGCCGGCAGCTGGAGAAGTATGCGGCGGGGCCAAAGATCTATTTGCGCGTGCGCCACTACGTGACCACTGGCGTGCGCCACTTGAGCGATGAAGCCACGCGCTTCTACTACTTCCTGCAGCTGAAGAGCGACATCTACGAGGGCCGCATCGCCTGTGACATCCGCAGGGCCATACTGCTGGCGCTCTACTGCCGCCAGGCGGAGTACGACAGCTACCAGGGCGACAAGCAGAGCAAGGACTATCTAAAGAAGTCGCTGGTCCTGCCGCGCAACATGCAGGGCCTGGCCAACGATGACAGCATGCTGGAGGGACTGATCGTGGAGGTCCTGCAGCAGCATGCGGGCATTGCACATCTGAGCCAGAGCCAGGCGGAGGAGATGTACATACAGTGTTGCCAGCAGCTGGAGGGGTATGGCGAGGAACGCTTTGCGGCCAAGGACACGCTCGGCAATGATTTGCTGCTGGGCCTGGCCATCAACGGGATGGTGGTGAACGCGGACAACGGGCGGCAGTATTTTCCATGGAAGGACTTCCACACGGTGACCATCGATAAGCGTACGATCAAGATCGAGCAGAACAAGCTGGATGGCGGCGGCAGCATCGTGGGTAGCTTTATATTCAGCGAGGCGGACACGGCACGTTACTTCTGGAAGCTTACCATCAGCCAGCATAAGTTCTTCAAGCGCTACATTGACACCGCCACGCCGTCAAGCCTGGGAAGTGGTGCGGATGCAGAGAGTGGTCCCTTGGGCGTTGACAGCGTGGGTTATGTGGACTATGATTACAATGAAGCGGCGGCCGCcgagcaactgcaacagcagcagcatatgcagcagcagcaacagattcagcagcagcagatgatTTCCTCCAACATTTCGCTGGCTGCCAGCGCTAACCAGATGTTGGGACAAAGCAGCTCCTGCCTGGATTTGAGCAACAACAACCTGCACAGCAGCAGTGGCATGCTGCATCACggaggcagcaacaacaacaataacaatgatGAGCGGGAGCGCCTCAAAGCCATGCTGCCCACATACCGTCCGGCACCAGACTATGAGACTGCGGTCCAACTAAAGTACCGCACACCATCGGCGGAGTTCCATAACGTGGCACTGGCAATGGCCGCGCCCGGAAATGCCTACTATGCAGGCTCCCAGCCGGATGTCCACAATCCAGGCATGCACAACGAGAACTTGCTGTATGGTCATATGACTGCGCATCGTTATCCGGACGTGGCCCAGCCGGCGGCTGCCCTACACCATCACATCAACCTGTACCAGGCACAGCATCAACCGCAGTCACATCCACAGCCCATGAGCCCCGCCCAGGCGTACTTGGAGCTCTCGCAGCGCATGCACATGATGCGTCACAAGGCCCCCCCGCCGTATGTCAATCGGCTGAGTTCCTCCTCCACGCCTGATTTGGCCGTGGCCACTCCCCGTTCCCTCCAGGGCTTCCGCAACTACGTAAGCGGCTCCTCGCCGGATCTAGTCTCTAACCGCACGCTCTTCAATGGCGGTCAGTACGTTGCACTGCCTGCAGGCGGACATGCTGGCAATATTCCCACATCTTCCGGAGCCACCATGCTGCACCAGTACCAGTACGTGAGCCACATGGGGCACTCGCAGCCTTATCTGCCCCCACACGGCACCTTTGAGAACCTCAACATGATCGAGGAGCAGCCGTCCATAATGTCCCAGCTGCGTCAGTCAGCGATGAGTcaggcagcagctgcagctgccggATCTGTGGTAACGCAGAG TTCGCCCACCCTGCCGCCAAGTGGATATCGTAGTTCTGTGCCCCCACCAGCGAGCAGCCCGCTTCCACCGCCGGTGGTTGCTTCTTCCCATAAATCGGCGACGCCGGCGCCTCTACAGAGGAGCTTGGTGAATGGTTCCATCGAGCCAATCTACGAGAATGTACCCCTGCCACAGAGAGCATCCGGTGGCAGTAGTGGCGCCGCAAATACTGAGGCTATGCGTCAAAGAGCTTCGTCCATACAGTCCGCCCCAGGCGTTGTTCCTGTTCCAGCAGCTCGAAACGCCAGCTCCAACAACGTAGTTACTGTAACTGTGAATTCCCCGCCCGACGATGGGAACATACAAAAGTACGACCGAGCAGCAAGCACGGAGCTGCTGTTCCTGGAACCGCAGGCTCCTAAGCGGACCAACAGAGCCGCCAGTGCAGCGCCAGATATGGGAGCCACACCTCCACCACGACAACATCGCTCAACAGCCAGCCTAAACAAGTCGTCAACGGTCGACATGATCCCGCCGGCCGGAGACACGCTACAACAGCAGTTCAGTGCCATGAATCTTTCTGCCAACACATCTGCTTCCACATCCTCCACGTTCAACTCAACGCTGGACACCACGTCCTCATCGGCGGCCAGCAAAGACTTAAAACGCAAGAAGCGCTGGAACTTCTTGTCACGCAGCAAAACACCCGACAAACAGAAGTCCGCCACGCTGGGCAGGGAAAAGGCCACAACGGCAGGTCAGCACTCCAAGCTTGCGGCAAAGCTGAAGCTAGCCCAAGACGATCTCAACTTGCCAAATCGTTGGTCCACGGGCGTCAACAAGCCGCAGCCCATTTCTGGACGATATTCAAAGGACAAACTG TGCCAAATCCTAGACCAAAAGCTAAGTGACTCGCAGCTATTCATGGAGTTTGAACGCATACCGAAGCGACGGGAGCATGCTCTATACGAGTGCGCcctgctggaggagaacgagcCAAAGAACCACGACCCTAACTTTTTACCCTACGACGACAACAGAGTGCGACTGACTCCATCGATGGACAATCGGCATGGTTACGTTAATGCTTCCTCCATATCT GCCACTGTGGGCACAAAGCAGCGGTTCTATATTGTGGCCCAGTCGCCACAAGAGTCGCTAACCATGCGCATCTTCTGGCAGTGTGTATGGGAGGCGGATGTGTATTTGGTGGTCCAGCTAACCGAGGATATGAGCTATATTCCTCGTAGCAGTCATCAGCGTCTCGAGTTTGGTCAG TTCCAAGTGTATCAGGAATTCTCACAAACCACCGATCGATGCACCACCATCAAGCTGCGCCTTTATCACGTACCATCGCGTCGATACCGATCCGTTTGGTATTTGCAGTACGCTGACTGGGCGGAGCAGAATTGTCCACGCGATGTGAATCACTTTCTCGATTTTCTTGAGGAGCTTAATTCCGTGCGATTGGCATCCACGCAGGAAGTTCCACCGGGACACAACACAAACCCACCGGTTCTTCTTCACTGTCTGGAGGGAGGCGGTCGTTCGGGAGTGACACTGACCGCCGATCTTTTGCTGTACACGTTGGACCACAACGAG GACCTGGATATACCGCGCGTTATCGGGCAGCTAAGGCATCAGCGGGATAGCATTATACCATCCCTGGCGCAATACAAGTTCATATACAATCTGCTGATTACCTATTTGAAGCGCACGAGGCTCATTTGA